AAACTGGCCGAGCAACAAATGCCAGCAGAGCAGTGGAAAGGTATCTGGGCCGTGAGTCGCGGTGGTTTAGTTCCTGGTGCTATCTTGGCACGTGAGTTGGGTATTCGCTACGTCGACACGATTTGCATCTCTAGCTACGATCATGATCACCAGCGTGACATGACCGTCATCAAAGCGCCAGAAGGCGATGGTGAAGGCTATTTGATCGTTGAAGATTTGGTCGATAGCGGTGATACAGCGCGTAAGTTGCGTGAAATGTATCCAAAAGCGAAATTGATTGCTGTGTGTGCCAAGCCATCAGGTAAAGCGCTGCTCGATGATTACGTTGTTGATATTGCACAAGATACATGGATTGAACAACCTTGGGATATGGCGCTCTCGTATGCAGAGCCAGTCAATCGCAAGCAAAAGTAAAACCGTTGTCAAAGCGTAAAAAAATGGCCCTTGCATGGGCCATTTTTTTTATTGCTGTTATACTGTTTCGCCTAAGTCTTTGATGTTAGCTAAGTGCCCTGAGTCATGTATGTCTGAAGAAGAAACCAGCAAAAACTTGTCTGAAACTCTGTTTGTGAAGCATAAACAGGCGAAAGA
This Vibrio navarrensis DNA region includes the following protein-coding sequences:
- the tet(34) gene encoding oxytetracycline resistance phosphoribosyltransferase domain-containing protein Tet(34), translating into MSNKFVITWDAMQTYCRKLAEQQMPAEQWKGIWAVSRGGLVPGAILARELGIRYVDTICISSYDHDHQRDMTVIKAPEGDGEGYLIVEDLVDSGDTARKLREMYPKAKLIAVCAKPSGKALLDDYVVDIAQDTWIEQPWDMALSYAEPVNRKQK